The genomic DNA CGAGTTGGAGGTTAATTCAAAGTCAATATGGAAATTCCTCATTAAATTGAACAGGAGGCTCTCATCAGAGTATAtcaacttaatatatatatatatatatatatatatatatatatatacactagaTGAAAAGCCACGGTGATATTGGATTTAAGAAAATGATCATTTaactttgaaaaataatttaaatcgataataaattgaaaaataatagtcaacaaaaaaaaaagatctctaaggaaaaaatgaaaaatagaaaagaaaaatagaggaaacaaCAAGGTCACCAATTTCGCAAAGTATTGTTCCCAAATGAAATAAAGTGTAAATCTAGttagaaataaattaatatttgttcAAATTATGTAAATCATATCTATGTTCttgtaatataaaataattccGAAAATCAGTCATAATATTAACAAACTATATGGactttcatatataaaaacttCTATTCTAGTTCTTTGTATTATTGGTCTATCGTCAATCTTCCAAGAACAATCGAACCTGTGTagaaaattgtaaaatatatTAGAGCACGCAACAAAACTTTATCTTAATAAACATACAGATATTTGCAATATCTATGAACAATTCAATCAACATTTGAACAAATATTTCTAATACGGGCATATTGAATGTCCTAATGTGGTCCCAATATATTGAAGTTTGTAATTCTTCCCATATCAAGATGAACGTCTTCCAGTCTCGAATCAAAATTTTAGTGCGGTTTCACTGCATGTGCAGGCAATCATTTCCCTCAAATATATTGCCTTCACAAAAATATATTGTCACCTCCTTCTCATTTTTACAGTTgacaaaaagtaaaaatacccacaacacaacaaaaaaattctcaattttatgaaaaaaatattcccATCTACTGGACCCTACACCACTGTCGTTGACCCAAATTCCCACATCTCTTTCACTAAAACTCTAGTAATTCCTCTTTAAGTGATATATCGAGGAATTTATGGTGCAATCAATAAAATTGGTTCTAACGTGCCATCAAGCAAATCACCTCGGAACTTgggagaaatttttttcaaatttctatCATTCTTcaatttattacattttcaAGGCCTTGCCAGTTCCAAAAGGCTAGCCCATTTCAGAAAGGCCCAGCCCATTACAGAAAAGGCCTAGCCCATTTATCCATTATCTCTCTCCGCTCTCTCAGCTCAACTGGAAGTTTCTCTGACCCCGCTTCTCGTCGTCGTTGCTTCTGTCCCCGGCGGCCGCTAATTCCGACCGACGACTTCTGCTGAACTCATCAGTCTCCATCTCGGACCACGATCTCTCCTGATCTGCAATTTCAACCCCCTCTAGCCCGGCATCCACCGGGTTACAACCCCAGCTGAAGAGGTGACGGTTCTCATTTTCATGTTCTATGAATTTCTAGATTTCCATGTTTGATTCGCGAGCTGAATTAATCTGCAATTGATGCTCCGATGATCCAAATGGGATAGAAATACTCAGCTTCGGTTCCGGTTTGTTATGGGATTAGCAAAAGCTTGATCATTTCTTCTGCTTGATCATGTCTCCGTAGGGCCCTGTAGATGGGAATCAGTAAGACAGAAGTGAACCTGAGGCGGTTGCTCGCAGCTGCACCTAAGCAACAGAACCAGGCAAAGCTTGCTCATGTATATCAATTGTTTTGCCCGATTCCTGGAATTCTGTTGTTTCATGTttgagagtttttttttttttttaaattcaatctTATTGTGGTTATGTTGGTCTGGTCGACTTCGCAGTATGTCGCTACTTTACGGGAGCAATTGGAGCAATTGGCCGAAGAGAGAACTCCAGAAGGCTTGCCCAGGTCATTCTTGTTTCCTGTACTTCGCCGTGCCGTTTGACCCAATTGGCTGAATGATTAGAGGCTGTTCCATATGAAATTGTGGCTCTTGAGttgttttacattttttcgCTTGATTCCAGGCGCCTCTGTCCTTGTCCACCATATGCCAGGAAATGAACTGTTATATCTTTTTGGGGATTATTTCTGCTTGATATTGTATTATTGGCCAAAGCTTTAAAGTAAACGAGAGAATACGCTTCTTGTATCAATGTATATTGGAGGACTTGATTTTCGAATTTTCTCGTAATTCAGGATCGCAAAGGTGACGATCAATGATTATTCGGAGAAGATTGAAGCGATCGCTGCAAAACTAGTGGCTCCTTCGGTAAGTTTATGTGGTATTTAATTCAtgttcttttctcttttccatTGCTTAACACATCATATTGTGTTATTCTTGTGTTTATATTCTTTAGTTCAAGTATCATGGAAGTCTCCCTGTTACTGTTTATTCCATGTTTGCTTCCTTTTTCACACGAGTTGTGCCAAATTACCCATCAATTTTATCTACTTGAGGTGTTATTCTGCATTAAATCATGCAAATTTACGAGCAGAAGATCATTAAACTGGGCTGATCATTTGGCTCCCACCCTCCTTTGCATCAGCAAGATATAGAAGAATCCCATGAGTCCTTTGCAGCAAGTTCTTCCCAAGGGAGTTCACCTAAGGGAGTAGAAAACCACATACCCCCATCCCCGGGGTTGAGAAGAAGAGCCATGTAAGTCTCGATATTGTTTCTCTGGTCGGTGATTCTGTTATTATTCTTAGTGCTTGCTTATGACACTGATCATTGTACAATTAAGTATTTGGAATGGCTCACAGAGATGCATTTACAATGAGAATGAGTACGGCCAGGAACATGGGGACTGTGCATGAAAATTAGGGAAATTCTAGCCATATCTAATGTATGAGTGTTTTGGAATTTGTAGAGTGGGGAGTGCTAGGATGTCGAAGGGTAATCTGTTTCTTTCTGTTACTTTCTTTGGGTCGGTGTTTCAATTTTAAGTTTGGGAACCTATGTTCTGCAGCTTTGAATTTTACCTTCTGAGAAATTTTGCCACACACCAAACCTTGAATGATTCTTCTGGACAAGACCAATAAAAGTCTTTGATTTTTTGTGGTTTCACATGGATCAGCATGTAATCTCTGTAATGGATGgttataagatatatatatatatatatattttttccttcaGTCTTAAATGGTTGTGATTGACTCGGTTAGGAAGAATTCCTTTATTCCCCTTGAATAATGCtcagaatttctttttttatgtgaTGGTTCTTAAGGCAAACTAGGAATTGATTACCTGATTTTGGGTAGGTTTTGTTTGTTGTGTAGCTGGTGTTTTGGATCCAATCTCTTCATGCTAAATGAGCCACTTCTTGCTATTAGATTTTGTTGGATTTGGGTCGTCTTAACAGCCCATAATTAATCTTGATATACCTGTGTTGTATCCTGTGATGTGGTGCAAATCTTTTAGCAACTGATTTCCTGTAACAGGCCCTCCTCGCATTCTGATGAAAGAACTCGCAAAGATACAGTGGAGGACCCATCAGGACCCGTAAGGCTTGATGCCACAACACAAGCTCACATTGAGAAGCACAGGTCTTCTTCCTGATACATAATCTTGCGCTCTTTAACACTTCTTGGCTTTAGAGTGGTAAAATAGTTTGTGCAGAGATTTAAGCTAATGAGGAAAGAAGTGCTGGATTTTGCTTTATGAGGTGTTCTGACGCATGGAAACAGAAATCTAGAACTGCTATCAGTAACCAAATAATAGTACCTAATGTGGATTTCCCTGTTCTCTTCTGCAGAAATCTTCAAGAGGATCTGACTGACGAGATGGTCGGGTTAGCAAGACAACTGAAAGAAAGCAGTCTCTTGATGAATCAATCTAttgaaaacaccgaaaaagtATGATCCCAATCTCACAGGAACTAAAACACTGCAACGCATATCAACACTATTGTAGTTTGTAATCTGAATCTTATTGTATGAACACATAACAAGCTTCCTCTGTTGTATTACAGATCCTTGATTCTACAGAGAGAGCAGTCGAGCACAGCCTGGCAAGCACGGGTCGGGTCAATGTGCGGGCAGGTGAGATATACTCGCGGAGTTCAAAAACAAGCTGCTTCCAGTGGCTCCTCATCTTTGTGATGACTATGATATTCATCATGGTTGTACTTTTGATTCGGGTCACTTAGTTACGCATACAAAAGCAATAAGAACTTCactagttctttttttttttttggttttgttTTGATTTCTCTTTTCGGGTTTTATCCCCGTGACTTTGAGGTATATTGCAACTACTGGTCTTAGAAGGGGTAATTTGTGGCTATATATAGCTTTCATCAAGCTTGGTGTTAATGATTTTGTTTCGTCAATGAAGCAGTCATCAGATGTTATGGGAAAGACAGACCGGTCATTTGGGCCTCCGTGATCACACAGCAGTTGGCAATTGCATCATCCACTATAACACCCAGTGCAGTGTTCCTCACTCGTATCGAATTTCCCTCTAATTGAATAAGAACTTCATTTTATAGACATATGATTCGGTTCATGAGCCGAGGATGTATTGGGGATGAGGAAATAGGAGTCACCCTGGCAGTTTACGGTTGAATGCTCCATATAGTTCATGATATTTTGAGCCCATTCCGGTACTAAAATCTGTCGTTGTCAGTAAGCAATGGCTGTATACTTACATCAACTGCATTAAATTTCAACTGCAATAAATTTCAACTGCAAAGATCGAAATCGTCCTCTGATTCGGAACAACAACCAACATAATGTGAAAGCGTCGGATCCATTAGATTCGAAATATATACGCCTATGAACATCCGAAATTTTTTATGGATCAGTATCGAACTGAACAGAATGATAGTGAAAGTTGACATTATAAACATGTTTTGTGTCAGAAGCTTGCAGGCAAACAGTGTGTACTTGTTTGTGTGTGATGAGGTTTGTCGAAAAGGTGACAGCCTtgtttaaaatcaaaacagCCTGCCCCCACCCCCGACCACATGACTCCCTCTATCTCTT from Punica granatum isolate Tunisia-2019 chromosome 2, ASM765513v2, whole genome shotgun sequence includes the following:
- the LOC116194083 gene encoding vesicle transport protein USE1-like is translated as MGISKTEVNLRRLLAAAPKQQNQAKLAHYVATLREQLEQLAEERTPEGLPRIAKVTINDYSEKIEAIAAKLVAPSQDIEESHESFAASSSQGSSPKGVENHIPPSPGLRRRAMPSSHSDERTRKDTVEDPSGPVRLDATTQAHIEKHRNLQEDLTDEMVGLARQLKESSLLMNQSIENTEKILDSTERAVEHSLASTGRVNVRAGEIYSRSSKTSCFQWLLIFVMTMIFIMVVLLIRVT